The following proteins come from a genomic window of Desulfovibrio sp. UIB00:
- a CDS encoding NAD(P)-dependent oxidoreductase, translating to MAIYVNGMGGGIGQALWPVLSGLGAKRISGSPAGGDLICDLQNLLDTDGNWFRPGDVFIFPAAWSKPDQCRQDPGGAWLVNVENTGRLIEKALEKKTSVIFFSSDTVYGEQHCTLTENSQLLATEEYGKMKAAIEKKFSSASGFCALRLSYVTSLCDGVTRYFSDCASGGKTAEVFEGYERNMVWIDDVVATVCSLTEMALCGDVLPKAVNVGGAECISRGQMAAAYVRAVDASLQYREVAAPENFFSSRPRKIALDVSLLTSILRRSPVSLDEGYGKYKGVLHG from the coding sequence ATGGCGATATATGTTAACGGGATGGGGGGAGGGATCGGTCAAGCATTGTGGCCTGTTCTTTCAGGTCTTGGTGCCAAGAGAATTTCAGGCAGCCCAGCTGGGGGGGATCTGATTTGCGATTTGCAAAATCTGTTGGACACCGACGGGAATTGGTTTCGACCTGGTGATGTTTTTATTTTTCCAGCGGCTTGGTCAAAGCCCGATCAATGTCGGCAAGATCCTGGTGGTGCATGGCTGGTGAATGTTGAAAATACAGGCCGCCTGATTGAAAAAGCTTTAGAAAAAAAAACATCCGTCATTTTTTTTTCGTCAGATACTGTATATGGCGAGCAGCACTGCACTTTAACCGAGAATTCGCAGCTACTGGCAACAGAAGAATATGGTAAAATGAAAGCAGCTATTGAAAAAAAATTTTCTTCTGCATCTGGTTTTTGTGCTTTGCGGCTGTCTTATGTGACCTCTCTTTGTGACGGTGTGACCCGTTATTTCTCCGATTGCGCAAGCGGTGGGAAAACTGCAGAAGTTTTCGAAGGATACGAGCGCAATATGGTATGGATTGATGATGTCGTAGCCACTGTATGCTCTTTGACCGAGATGGCACTTTGTGGTGATGTTTTACCTAAAGCCGTCAATGTCGGTGGTGCAGAATGTATTTCGCGTGGGCAAATGGCCGCAGCATATGTCCGTGCTGTTGATGCCTCATTACAGTACAGAGAAGTGGCTGCACCCGAAAATTTTTTTTCATCAAGACCACGAAAAATTGCGCTTGATGTATCACTTTTGACCTCAATATTGCGGCGTTCTCCAGTTTCACTGGATGAGGGCTACGGAAAGTACAAAGGAGTTTTGCATGGCTAG
- a CDS encoding class I SAM-dependent methyltransferase encodes MKSGRDTVWELAFNKQPLFEKLKFFLMQHSLKKMMAKSKKDLNCIDILDVGCGYHGNMLRALSKSARSVTGLDFNIDEELFSRDRINSIVGDAEKVLCNVPEQSFDVVYMLSVLEHVNDPVKLLKEVRRVLRPTGVFFVNSPSWFGKFILERVVLPYFDGSGSYKIQVDTHKRYFSNSSLWQVLIDSGFVSSEVKIAKANFFCSVSACITKRNDAA; translated from the coding sequence ATGAAATCGGGAAGGGATACGGTCTGGGAGCTTGCGTTCAATAAACAGCCGCTTTTTGAAAAACTCAAATTCTTTTTAATGCAACATAGCCTTAAAAAAATGATGGCAAAATCTAAAAAAGATTTAAATTGCATTGATATTCTTGATGTAGGTTGCGGGTATCATGGTAATATGTTGCGGGCGTTATCAAAGTCTGCGAGAAGCGTAACGGGACTAGATTTTAATATTGATGAGGAGTTGTTTTCGCGTGACAGAATAAATAGTATTGTTGGCGATGCTGAAAAAGTACTTTGTAATGTCCCAGAGCAAAGTTTTGATGTCGTATATATGCTCAGTGTTCTTGAACATGTTAACGACCCGGTGAAACTGCTTAAAGAAGTTAGAAGGGTTTTAAGGCCAACGGGTGTTTTTTTTGTTAACAGTCCCTCATGGTTTGGCAAATTTATACTGGAGCGTGTTGTACTTCCCTATTTTGACGGCTCTGGCTCATATAAAATTCAAGTAGACACTCATAAAAGATATTTTTCTAACTCTTCTCTCTGGCAGGTTTTGATTGATTCGGGATTTGTGTCGTCAGAGGTTAAGATTGCAAAGGCAAATTTTTTCTGCAGTGTGAGCGCTTGCATCACAAAACGAAATGACGCAGCTTAG
- a CDS encoding MBOAT family O-acyltransferase, which translates to MLFSSLIFLFAFFPIVFLGYCITKKTAKNLFLLVASILFYAWGEPIYVVIIVISIIINYTFGIAIEKFYIKSCLLARCMLILGIVLNVSCLGYYKYATFVVQTAIDLLRLLGIAYPVSTVAIQLPIGISFFTFKALAYLIDIYKKQFSAQKNIIDFGMYLAFFPQLLAGPIARYQNFVEEISNRSITLSNIALGLRIFSFGMAKKVLIANSLGTIADAAFALPAGSASLPLGWLGVVTYTLQIYFDFSGYSDMAIGLGLMFGFHTLQNFNYPYIADSLTNFWRRWHISLSTWFRDYLYIPLGGNRHGLVQTYRNLLIVFLATGLWHGASWNFVVWGGWHGLFLILERRFRDVYQKIPAAVRHGYALLVVMLGWILFRSNTLEESVNYTKVLFDWSRIMPEPLFYELINARTIFFICLGCIFSVPVGEWLRGKVSNWWFYETLFSWGGLGMSIVFLVNSTYTPFLYFRF; encoded by the coding sequence ATGCTTTTTAGCTCGCTTATCTTTTTGTTTGCTTTTTTCCCAATTGTATTTTTGGGCTACTGTATTACAAAAAAAACAGCAAAGAATTTATTTCTTTTAGTTGCCAGCATTTTATTTTATGCATGGGGTGAGCCAATATATGTTGTTATAATTGTTATTTCTATTATTATTAATTACACGTTTGGTATTGCTATAGAAAAATTCTATATAAAAAGCTGTTTATTAGCACGTTGTATGCTCATCCTTGGCATAGTGCTAAATGTTTCGTGTCTTGGATATTATAAATATGCTACATTTGTAGTTCAAACGGCGATTGATTTGTTGAGGTTGTTGGGAATAGCGTATCCAGTATCAACTGTTGCAATTCAGCTTCCAATTGGAATTTCTTTTTTTACCTTTAAGGCTCTTGCATATCTCATCGATATTTATAAGAAACAGTTTTCGGCACAAAAAAATATTATTGATTTTGGAATGTATCTTGCTTTTTTCCCACAATTGTTAGCGGGGCCAATTGCACGATACCAAAATTTTGTAGAGGAAATTTCAAACCGTAGTATCACTCTGTCTAATATTGCACTCGGGCTGCGTATCTTTTCGTTTGGAATGGCCAAAAAGGTCTTGATTGCCAATAGTCTGGGGACTATCGCCGATGCCGCATTTGCTCTCCCTGCTGGTTCAGCTTCTTTGCCCTTGGGATGGCTCGGTGTTGTTACATATACTCTGCAAATTTATTTTGACTTTTCAGGTTATTCCGACATGGCAATTGGGTTGGGGTTGATGTTTGGGTTTCATACGTTGCAAAATTTTAACTATCCTTACATTGCCGACAGTCTGACTAACTTTTGGCGTCGTTGGCATATATCGCTTTCAACATGGTTCAGGGATTACTTGTATATACCTCTTGGTGGCAACAGGCATGGTTTGGTTCAAACTTATCGTAATTTGTTGATAGTTTTTTTAGCAACTGGCCTTTGGCATGGAGCTAGTTGGAATTTCGTGGTTTGGGGAGGGTGGCACGGCCTTTTTTTGATTCTTGAGCGACGTTTTCGAGATGTTTATCAGAAAATACCAGCTGCAGTGCGCCATGGGTATGCCTTATTGGTAGTTATGTTAGGCTGGATTCTTTTTCGCAGCAATACATTAGAAGAGTCTGTGAATTATACAAAAGTGCTGTTTGATTGGTCACGCATAATGCCAGAACCACTTTTTTATGAATTGATAAACGCGCGTACCATCTTTTTTATTTGTCTTGGTTGTATCTTCAGCGTGCCTGTTGGAGAGTGGCTGCGTGGTAAAGTTTCAAATTGGTGGTTTTATGAAACTCTTTTTTCTTGGGGTGGGTTAGGTATGTCAATTGTTTTTCTGGTTAATTCTACATACACACCTTTTCTCTACTTCAGGTTTTAA
- a CDS encoding NTP transferase domain-containing protein, whose amino-acid sequence MNIEATQWQLVIPMSGFGERFRACGYNVPKPLIPVDGKPIIEHVINMYPGIKNVFFICNQDHLDEPHYHMREILNSICPTAHIIGIAPHKLGPVYAVSRVYDQLDEAAPTIVNYCDFSCVWDWNAFKEFAEQTGCDGAVMCYTGFHPHMLHSTSYAYVRTINKDNILEIQEKQPFTDSPMDEFASSGAYYFRNARLMREAFEETRARNDLRLKGEYYVSLAYRPLLEKGMDIRVFEIDKFRQWGTPVDLAEYQCHMRYIDAEAKGFSAPRQKGTVLLPIAGMGSRFAKENFALPKPLIPVNGRPMVLQAWQALPHADDNCFVIRRGMPGADALGKMLRKEVPGSRIVFLDAPTDGQARTCLLGVDGVDMDAPLTIGACDNGLVYNSALFTDLMDNAEVDFIVWTMRGYPGAVRHPEMYGWVNATSKGDIIGISVKKPLSCPETDPAVTGAFTFKRASDFVRAAEHMILQDRRINGEFYVDECVNDAVKFGLKGMVLDVEAYLCWGTPDDLRTYEYWRF is encoded by the coding sequence ATGAATATAGAAGCGACTCAATGGCAGCTTGTCATTCCAATGTCTGGATTTGGGGAGCGGTTCCGAGCTTGTGGCTATAATGTCCCCAAGCCACTTATCCCGGTTGATGGAAAACCGATTATTGAACATGTAATCAACATGTATCCTGGTATTAAAAATGTATTTTTCATTTGTAATCAGGATCACCTTGACGAACCGCATTATCACATGCGTGAAATTCTCAACTCTATTTGTCCGACAGCACATATCATAGGTATAGCACCGCACAAGTTGGGGCCTGTCTATGCTGTTTCCAGGGTATATGATCAGCTGGATGAAGCTGCTCCGACCATAGTAAATTACTGCGATTTTTCTTGTGTGTGGGATTGGAATGCTTTTAAGGAATTTGCAGAACAAACGGGGTGTGATGGCGCTGTGATGTGCTACACTGGTTTCCACCCCCATATGTTGCACAGCACAAGCTATGCGTATGTTCGAACTATAAACAAAGATAATATTCTAGAAATACAAGAAAAGCAGCCTTTTACTGACAGCCCAATGGATGAATTTGCATCCAGCGGCGCTTACTACTTTCGCAATGCACGGCTGATGCGTGAAGCTTTCGAGGAAACTAGAGCGCGTAACGATTTGCGACTTAAGGGAGAATATTACGTCAGCTTGGCGTATCGTCCTTTACTTGAAAAGGGTATGGATATTCGGGTATTTGAGATTGATAAGTTTCGTCAGTGGGGAACTCCCGTTGATCTCGCCGAATATCAGTGCCACATGCGTTATATTGATGCTGAAGCTAAAGGGTTTTCTGCTCCTAGGCAGAAGGGCACAGTTCTTCTGCCTATTGCAGGCATGGGAAGCCGGTTTGCCAAAGAAAACTTCGCATTACCCAAGCCACTTATCCCTGTGAATGGACGCCCCATGGTGTTACAGGCATGGCAGGCCCTACCACATGCTGATGATAATTGTTTCGTAATTCGCAGGGGTATGCCAGGGGCAGATGCCTTGGGAAAGATGTTGCGCAAAGAGGTACCTGGCTCACGAATAGTTTTTCTTGACGCCCCTACAGACGGACAAGCTAGAACCTGTCTATTGGGGGTAGATGGTGTGGATATGGACGCTCCTCTTACAATTGGAGCCTGTGATAATGGGCTGGTGTATAATTCTGCCTTATTTACTGACCTTATGGACAATGCTGAGGTCGATTTCATCGTCTGGACTATGCGTGGTTACCCTGGCGCTGTTAGGCATCCTGAAATGTATGGGTGGGTTAATGCTACAAGCAAAGGGGATATTATAGGTATCTCTGTAAAAAAGCCGCTTTCGTGCCCAGAGACAGATCCTGCCGTAACAGGTGCTTTTACTTTTAAAAGGGCATCCGATTTTGTGCGGGCTGCCGAACACATGATTCTGCAAGATCGCCGCATTAATGGTGAATTTTATGTGGATGAATGTGTCAATGATGCTGTCAAATTCGGTCTCAAGGGCATGGTCCTAGATGTTGAAGCCTATCTGTGCTGGGGGACGCCTGACGACCTGCGGACGTATGAATACTGGCGTTTTTAA
- a CDS encoding class II aldolase/adducin family protein — protein MNPEFIDFCSTLGADSDMIQGAGGNISIKNGDDLHIKASGLWLKDAARKNTFVTVSRKEILHRHSLRNENYSDLADAFGLRPSIETAMHALLPHTFVAHVHCVECLALSAHCDAKQIFESILATFQHAIIPPVRPGLPLALAVEDAIAHQSVNVFVLMNHGLIVCGDTLEEVKQTLGAVRQSLALPMRPAMPAGTELVSLNDLGWDIPQSVFIQTVAMDQETLKLVRQAPLYPDHVVFLGPIIPVAAEGAPLSAAVERFEQDNGFRPQWMIFPSQGVLAAPQSGDGELAMLDVLGRVGQRLRTSFEPLQVLPASIICDLTRWEAEAYRKKIRA, from the coding sequence GTGAATCCTGAGTTCATTGATTTTTGTTCAACTTTGGGCGCTGATTCAGATATGATTCAAGGCGCTGGCGGAAATATTTCAATCAAGAACGGTGATGATCTGCACATTAAAGCATCAGGCTTGTGGTTAAAAGATGCTGCCAGAAAAAACACCTTTGTCACAGTATCCCGTAAAGAAATTTTACATCGGCATAGCCTGCGAAATGAAAATTACAGTGATCTTGCTGATGCTTTCGGGCTTCGCCCATCGATTGAAACGGCCATGCATGCATTGCTGCCACACACTTTTGTGGCGCATGTGCACTGTGTGGAGTGTCTCGCTCTTAGTGCTCACTGTGATGCGAAGCAAATATTTGAAAGCATCCTTGCTACATTCCAACATGCGATCATTCCACCGGTACGTCCTGGTTTGCCTCTTGCCCTTGCTGTAGAGGACGCTATTGCCCACCAATCAGTCAATGTCTTTGTTCTCATGAATCATGGTTTGATTGTGTGTGGCGACACGTTAGAAGAAGTCAAACAAACACTAGGAGCTGTTCGACAGTCTCTTGCCTTGCCGATGAGACCTGCAATGCCAGCTGGAACTGAACTCGTGTCTCTAAACGATCTGGGTTGGGATATTCCCCAGAGCGTGTTTATACAGACCGTGGCGATGGATCAGGAAACATTGAAACTTGTACGGCAGGCTCCCTTGTATCCGGACCATGTGGTATTCCTTGGACCAATAATTCCAGTTGCGGCGGAAGGTGCGCCCTTGTCTGCAGCTGTTGAACGATTTGAGCAGGATAACGGTTTTAGGCCTCAATGGATGATTTTTCCATCTCAGGGGGTGCTCGCAGCACCGCAAAGCGGTGATGGTGAACTGGCCATGCTTGATGTACTGGGGCGGGTGGGACAGCGTTTGCGAACTTCTTTTGAGCCATTGCAGGTATTGCCAGCAAGTATTATTTGTGACTTGACGCGATGGGAAGCCGAAGCTTACAGAAAAAAGATTAGGGCTTAA
- a CDS encoding GtrA family protein, translated as MTQLSTQVFRYTIIGVSAVILDAVIYSLCIKLLFFSIEAAKLTGVVSSVVYGYILNGRWTFSQRISLRNILSYCAVYGFSIALNVMVNSFFVRALPEHLYPLITGFCVATVLSVCINFLGMKFWVFR; from the coding sequence ATGACGCAGCTTAGTACACAAGTGTTCCGGTACACAATCATAGGTGTATCAGCCGTCATTCTAGATGCTGTCATCTATTCTTTGTGTATAAAGTTGTTATTTTTTTCTATAGAAGCTGCTAAACTGACTGGTGTAGTTAGTAGCGTGGTTTATGGATATATTTTAAATGGTAGATGGACTTTTTCACAAAGAATATCATTGCGTAATATTTTGTCTTATTGTGCTGTGTATGGTTTTAGCATTGCATTGAATGTAATGGTGAATAGCTTTTTCGTACGTGCTTTGCCAGAACATTTGTATCCATTAATTACAGGATTTTGTGTGGCCACAGTTCTTTCTGTCTGCATCAATTTTTTGGGGATGAAATTTTGGGTATTCAGGTAA
- a CDS encoding nucleotidyltransferase family protein, with protein MSSSTRDKMEAVILAGGKGTRLRSVVSDRPKALAPIGGVPFLYILLKYLANKGFGRVVISTGYLADQVIRAVGQQFDGMDICCVREDSPLGTGGGLRLALESCHNDHVFVLNGDTFLDLDYHEAELFWQQCRAPILIGCNVDDATRYGRLKISKGRVVAFTEKGNTGEGIINAGCYIIPTDLLSDFSIGEVFSFEQDFLQQFVCKHDMYLLIAKGVFIDIGVPEDYDNAQKLLKKYC; from the coding sequence GTGTCTAGTTCAACGCGTGATAAAATGGAAGCCGTGATTTTGGCTGGCGGCAAGGGAACCCGGCTGAGGAGTGTTGTCTCGGATCGGCCAAAGGCTCTTGCACCCATTGGAGGTGTGCCCTTTCTGTATATTCTGCTTAAGTACCTGGCCAACAAAGGCTTTGGCAGAGTTGTAATCTCGACTGGTTACCTGGCCGACCAAGTCATCCGAGCTGTGGGGCAACAGTTCGATGGCATGGATATTTGTTGCGTTAGGGAGGATAGCCCACTAGGTACTGGTGGGGGGCTACGTTTGGCTCTTGAGTCGTGCCACAATGACCATGTGTTCGTCCTTAATGGTGATACTTTTCTTGATTTGGATTATCATGAGGCAGAGCTATTTTGGCAGCAGTGTCGAGCGCCTATCTTAATTGGTTGTAATGTCGATGATGCGACCCGCTACGGAAGGTTAAAAATTTCGAAAGGTCGTGTCGTAGCATTCACGGAAAAGGGAAATACCGGTGAAGGGATTATAAATGCGGGGTGTTATATCATTCCCACAGATTTGCTGAGTGATTTCTCAATTGGTGAAGTTTTTTCATTTGAGCAAGATTTTTTGCAGCAATTTGTATGCAAGCACGATATGTATCTTTTAATTGCAAAAGGTGTCTTTATTGATATCGGCGTACCTGAAGATTATGACAACGCTCAGAAATTACTTAAGAAATATTGCTAG
- a CDS encoding GHMP kinase — translation MIVRSRAPLRLGLAGGGTDVSPFTDIYGGYVLNATIDRYAYASIAPVADGMVKFEGTDTQQNFSCTLSGVIPLTGELVLHKAVYNYIVQNYNHEEPLPVEVRTFCEAPPGSGLGSSSTLVVAMLRAYVEYLNIPMDDYLLAQIAYTIEREDCGMQGGRQDQYAAAFGGFNFMEFYAEGRTVINPLRIKNWILTEFESSILLYFTGISRDSASIIKEQSKSVNSSDKGSLEAMLEMKHEALKMKECLLRGDFAGLSASFRNGWESKKRSAKLISNPCIEESYETAMRAGALAGKVSGAGGGGFMMFVVPPEKRMNVVRELGKLSGEIVPAHFSPNGVQSWWMSEPLGV, via the coding sequence ATGATCGTACGTTCTCGAGCTCCACTACGTCTTGGTCTAGCAGGAGGGGGCACGGATGTGTCGCCCTTTACTGATATTTATGGTGGTTATGTGCTGAATGCCACGATTGACCGTTATGCATACGCGTCAATAGCGCCGGTTGCCGACGGTATGGTCAAATTTGAAGGCACTGACACCCAGCAAAATTTTTCCTGTACTTTAAGTGGGGTGATCCCTCTCACGGGAGAGCTGGTTTTACACAAGGCTGTGTACAATTATATTGTTCAAAATTATAATCACGAAGAACCATTGCCAGTTGAAGTGCGTACCTTTTGTGAAGCTCCCCCAGGGTCTGGGCTGGGCTCTTCATCAACACTAGTTGTGGCCATGCTTCGTGCCTATGTGGAGTACCTGAACATCCCTATGGATGACTATTTGCTTGCACAAATTGCATATACTATTGAGCGCGAGGATTGTGGCATGCAAGGTGGCAGGCAGGACCAATATGCGGCTGCCTTTGGAGGATTCAATTTTATGGAGTTTTATGCAGAAGGGCGAACTGTTATTAATCCTCTTCGCATCAAAAACTGGATTCTTACGGAATTTGAATCATCAATATTGTTATATTTTACCGGAATTTCAAGGGACTCTGCCAGCATTATCAAAGAGCAGAGCAAAAGCGTCAATTCCAGTGACAAAGGCTCGCTGGAAGCAATGCTTGAGATGAAGCATGAGGCTCTGAAAATGAAAGAGTGTCTTTTGAGGGGAGATTTTGCGGGACTTTCTGCATCATTTAGGAATGGATGGGAAAGTAAGAAGCGCTCAGCTAAGCTCATCTCTAACCCGTGTATAGAGGAAAGTTATGAAACGGCCATGCGGGCAGGGGCATTGGCTGGCAAGGTTTCCGGTGCTGGAGGAGGTGGGTTCATGATGTTTGTTGTACCCCCTGAAAAACGAATGAACGTTGTGCGAGAACTAGGCAAACTTAGTGGGGAAATTGTGCCAGCACATTTCAGCCCCAACGGCGTTCAGTCTTGGTGGATGTCGGAGCCGTTAGGTGTCTAG
- a CDS encoding GDP-mannose 4,6-dehydratase, whose protein sequence is MARKRAFITGITGMVGSHLLDFIIEHTDWDVFGLLRWRSPLDNIHEHLGRVNRKDRVFLLYGDLNDPMSLQKAIADAQPDYVFHLAAQSFPRTSFDAPLETLHTNILGTTSLLEAIRHTPDCSPIIHVCASSEVFGRVPKEKLPINEECTFHPASPYAISKVGTDLVGRYYAEAYGMTVMTTRMFTHTGPRRGDVFAESTFAKQIALIEAGLIPPVVKTGNLNSLRTWADVRDAVRAYYMLVTVKPICGAYYNIGGTHVCSVKDMLQTLLNFSTVKDIAVETDSDRLRPIDADLQVPDTSKFTNHTGWKPEIPFEKTMMDLLDYWRERTRVLGATLVR, encoded by the coding sequence ATGGCTAGAAAGCGTGCGTTCATTACAGGGATAACCGGGATGGTGGGATCTCACCTTCTTGATTTTATTATTGAACATACAGACTGGGATGTTTTTGGCCTTTTGAGATGGCGCAGTCCTCTCGACAACATTCATGAGCACTTGGGCCGGGTTAACCGCAAAGATAGGGTTTTTTTGCTTTACGGTGACTTAAATGATCCCATGTCGCTACAGAAAGCCATTGCTGATGCCCAACCAGATTATGTCTTTCATCTGGCTGCGCAAAGTTTCCCTCGCACTAGCTTTGACGCTCCGCTTGAAACTCTGCATACTAATATTTTGGGTACAACAAGCCTTTTGGAGGCGATTCGGCATACTCCTGATTGTTCTCCGATTATACACGTGTGTGCCTCTTCAGAAGTGTTTGGTCGAGTTCCCAAAGAAAAGTTGCCGATCAATGAAGAATGCACTTTTCATCCGGCTTCCCCCTACGCCATATCCAAGGTTGGGACAGATCTAGTTGGTCGTTATTACGCAGAAGCGTATGGCATGACGGTTATGACCACCCGCATGTTCACGCATACTGGCCCCCGTCGGGGGGACGTTTTTGCTGAATCTACATTTGCCAAGCAGATTGCCCTCATTGAGGCTGGTTTGATTCCTCCAGTAGTCAAAACTGGTAACCTGAATTCCCTGCGGACTTGGGCTGACGTTAGGGATGCGGTTCGCGCCTACTATATGCTAGTAACAGTAAAGCCAATTTGTGGCGCTTACTACAATATTGGTGGTACGCATGTATGTTCTGTAAAGGATATGTTGCAAACTCTTCTGAACTTTTCGACTGTAAAAGATATTGCAGTTGAAACGGATAGTGACCGCTTACGCCCAATTGATGCCGATCTTCAGGTTCCAGATACATCAAAGTTTACTAATCATACCGGTTGGAAGCCAGAAATACCTTTTGAAAAAACCATGATGGATTTGCTTGACTATTGGCGTGAACGGACACGTGTCTTAGGGGCAACTCTTGTCAGGTAG